In Paramormyrops kingsleyae isolate MSU_618 chromosome 18, PKINGS_0.4, whole genome shotgun sequence, the DNA window ACCTGACATCCCAGATTGCCCATTGTACCCATGGATCGGTGATGGATGTGTTGCCCAgccctgtacttcctgtagTTAAGCTACCTGACATCCCAGATTGCCCATTGTACCCATGGATCGGTGATGGGTGTGTTGCCcagccctgtgcttcctgtagTTAAGCTACCTGACATCCCAGATTGCCCTTTGTACCCATGGTTCTGTGAtgggtgtgtgtgcactgtaCCCAGGGCTTCCTGTGACTCCTGGTAATCCCCATCGgaataagtggttagaagatcgTAAACCCCTTTCTTTACAGTCACAGCATCACATATGAGAGAGACCCATGTTCTACTGGGCTCTAGGCCATTATGTCTTATAACACAGTATTTCCCAACTTAGTCCTTGGGGGGCCCCaaatggtccacatttttgctcctcccTAGCTCCCTGCCaaccagtccacatttttcctccctGTCCGAGGGTTCCAGAGCACCGGTTTAAGAAACACTGCTATTATTATCATCTGCTCCCACAACACCAGCACCTTCGTCTCACTCCACCAGGACCTCATCAGCATCTTCGTCTCACTCCACCAGCACCACACCAGCACCTTCATGTCACTCCACCAGAACCACACCAGCACCTTTGTCTCACCTGGGGTCCTGCCCTCTGAGGGGTATCCCAGAGTGCGGCGATTGACGGCCATGATGCGGAATGTGTACGTGACAGCGGGTTCCAGCCCGACCAGCTTGTACGTGCGAGCGTCCGGCCCGATGCCCATGACCACCTGCAGCCAGCTCATGGTGCTGTTCGTCTTGAGCGCCGGCATTTGGGGTCGCTGCTGCTCCACGACGAACCCAGTAAGGTCACCCGCTCCTCGAATGGCCCACTCCACATCTACTTCCATGCGTTTGCGGCTGTTGTACATAATCTTGCTGATGGTCACGTTAGGTGGGATGGGATACCCTGAGCCAGATAATGAGGAAATAGCAAGTGAGTGTGATTCTGAGGACAGGCTGATGTCACAGCACTTAAGCATAGCATTGCAGCATGAGGAGATGTTATGAGAATAACATAGCATTTACCAGTATATAAACTATAGAACAATTTCCAAAGAAATTCAGGCAGGGAATGAATTTATTTGTGCACCAAACAGAATGGCACTTAGGATTTTCAGTATTTAATGTCTACTCTGCCCCAGGTTTTCAATGATGGTTTGCATGCAAAACGCAAATACTCACAAATATGACAATTAACAATTAGCTAAACAAATAACTCTAATTTTCCATTAGAAAATCATTCAAAATAGTTTCAGGGATCCAAGGCTGCTTAATCTCCAGTGATGCCAATTACAgtgaaaaggaataataaaaaaaaaacctgactcaaaaaattaaaacactTACTGTACTTGACACTTGACCTCAGATAAAACTCACTGATTTAACCACAAATAACTGAGACAGATaaatgggaagaaaaaaaaatattctacaAAAATATTATACTGTGCAGCAGCTTTGATTAAAAACTGTGAACATTGACGCTAATTAAATTGTCCTGTTTTTCATATCCCGTCAAAGCCTGGAAGGGCGATACTACTTCCATAACTGGACAGGTACTAAAATCGTAGCCCCCGGTCGTTTCAAGTCATTAACATATCATATGTAGCCGTACTGCGGTTGCAGAGCTTACGCTTAACGAGGAGCATGATAGGAACCTCGGCGCCCCCTACTGCATTGGTGGCTGAGCACCAGTACTGGCCGCTGTCTTCTTGGCTGTCTGCTTCGCGCACAGTCAGGTTGGACCGCGCCGACTCGTGGTATAACAGGTACTTGCTGGCGGTGTCCAACACCAGCTTCTTCCTGTTGTTGTACCATGTGATCCCCGTGGCCGGATAGGTGGCCTTGAGGACGCAGGTCAGCTGGACGTCGCTGCCTTCGTAGACGGACACCAGGCTGCGATGTGTCACCAGTACAGGGGCCTCTGCGGAGAACGACGGTGCCGTGAACGTATCAGCATAGTGAAAACTGGTCGTGTTTAAGTCTATTATTTTTTGAGGCTTTTCTTGGTTGTCATAGTTtcgattagggtttttcccatgtaaatgaatggacggtccccacaaagatatgagtacaggtctgtgtgtgtgtgtgtgtgtgtgcgtgtgtgtgtgccccacTCATATCCTGTCCAGGGCGTTCCTCTGCCTTGTGGGATTGGCCTCAGATGTATAATTAAATCAAGGGAAGGGACTGGAAATAAAACAGCATCCACACAACCCTACATGTACTGAGTCTGAGCTGGTAATTATTTTGGCTTTAAACAGTACATATCATTTTATACTAATCCTGCACAGAACATAGGGGACTTATCATTAAACACAGATTTTGCTTGATTGTCACAGATGACAAATTGCAGATTTGATTTAATGTACAAaatttgattttgaaatcatgaATAGTTTATATGTTTAGCAGTGAAGTCGGCTGGGAAAtttaatgacaataataataataattattattattattataatggtAAACTATCATTATTTACATTGAAGACATCATGTTTGGTTTTGTATTATCTAGGtacttaaataaaaaaataaaataaaaaaaataaataaaagagctTCTCTCCAGCTCTGACGTGGGACCAGAAGCCGCCGCCTTCTTAGACGTCCTTCACGCCCCAGCCAGAGTGGCCCTGTTCTTTTACCCAGAAGCCCCGTAGGTTCCTCTGCACGCTTACCCAGCCTCAGGACGCACTGCTTGTTGGCAGCGGAAAGCGGGTGCGCGGCGTGGCATGTAAAGCCTTTGCCGCTGAGGGCAGAGCTGGACCTCAGCACCAAGATGTTGGCCTCCTCCTCTGAGCTGCTGTAGGTGTCGCCGTTGTTGGACGCCCACCACATGAGCGCGCGGGGGAAGCCCCCCTCCCAGGAGCAGGAGAGCATCAGGTACTCGTTGTTTCGTGTGGCGTAAGCAAAACACCGGGGCTCACCCAGGGGCAAATCTGAGAGCAAAGGGGGGCAAATCTGAGAGCTAGCAGGGGCAAATCTGAGAGCTAGCGGGGGCAAATCTGAGAGCTAGCAGGGGCCAATCTGAGAGCTAGCGGGGGCAAATCTGAGAGCTAGCGGGGGCAAATCTGAGAGCTAGCGGGGGCAAATCTAAGCACGAGGGATATTCCCACATAGGAGACATTATTGGggtgtttaaataaataacggAAGTTATGTCATGATATCGTTTAAATAGCAAGGCAGTTAAGAAAAGAAGTATATATTAGTAGTGATTATCAGTCCaatgtacaatataatacacAGTTTAATGACAGCTGAATTTCAGTACTCGCTCCTTACATATGCACTATGCGCTATATTTCAGCcatttgatttttatttcttttcttattttcatatttattataatgtcaCTTTTCCAcagttttattctgttattgatattatgatttttttttattacgaTCACCTTTCATTTCACTGCAAGTTATAGTCTGACAgtacaccaatcagccataacattaaaacctcctgcctaatattgtgtaggtccccctcATACCACCAAAGCAGCTCTGAACCATTGCGGTTCATCGACTCCTCAAGActtctgaaggtgtcctgtggtgtCTGACCCCAAACAATGCATACTTTTAGTCCTGTAAGACGTGAGGTGGGTCCTCCATGGATCTAACCTCTTTgcccagcacatcccacagatgctcgatGATTAGTGCACATGCGTCAACCGGCATGTAGCTTGTTCAGTTACATAATTTCctcagggatcaataaagtattccgaatctgaatctgaatctgaatctgaatgATCCGGGGAGTTTGGAGGCCAGGTGAACACCTTGAACTCATTTTCATGTTCCTGAAACCATTCCGGAGCAATTTTTGCAGTGCGgcagggtgcattatcctgctgaaagaggccactgccagtGGAGGATACCGTTACCGTGAAGAGGTGAACTTGATCTGCAAccatgtttaggtaggtggtacatgtcaaagtaacatccacatggatgccaggacccaaggctTCCCCAgtagaacattgcccagagcatcacactgcctccgccAGCTTGTCTTCCTCCCAAAGTGCATCCTAGTACCATCTCCTCCCCAGTTACACATTCACATGATGTGACAGAAAgcgtgactcatcagaccaggccaccttcttccattgctccatggttctgatgctcacctgccCATTGCAGGTGTTTTAGCAGTGGACAGGGGTCggcatgggcactctgactggtCTGTGACTATGCAGCCCCATATGCAGCAAGTTGCAATGCACTgggtgttctgacacctttccatcatagccagcattaaccTTTTCAGCAAtctgtgctacagtagctctcctgtggaaTTGGACCAGACGAGTTAGCCTTCGCTCTCCACGTGCATTAATGAGCCTTGGACCCCATCACCGGTTCACCGGTTCACCTTCCTTGGACCAAGTTTGGTAgatactgaccactgcatagtAGGAACACCAAAACAAGACCTGCCatttttggagatgctctgacccagtccgtCTAGCCCTCACAGTTTGGTAAAATCACTCAGATCCTTgcacttgcccatttttcctgcttctaaAACATCAACCTCAACAACTGACTCTTCTCTTACCTAATATAATACGGCTCCCTTAACATGTGCCACTGTAACGAGATGATCAATGTCATTCACTTCGCCTGTCAGCGgatttaatgttatggctgatagGTGTATActttgcatgtgacaaataaaaatcctGCAATACttaaaagtgtaaaaattaAATCGTAAGTGAAAACTTTATGGCACTAAGTGCCcttaacgttttttttttttgccaagaaATAGCGTTCACTCACATGTAGATATGCTGCACCTGTAGGGGGCGTCCAGCGCTACGTGAGAGCCATGACAGGTGAAGATGGAGTTATTCGTAGTGCTGGAACCAGGCTGTATCAGCGAGGCATTGCTTAGGGAATATCCCTGCTCACTGTCACTGACAGGAGAGGGGGTCCAGTGAAGGGAAGCTGGTGGGTAGCCCCCCTCCCAAGAGCACCAGAGGGCCAGGTCTGTGTAGTTGTTGGTGGGGAGAATTGTGCAAGTGGGATTTCCATCTGGTGGATCTGTAGGGACAGGATCATAGTGTAACAGAGAGTGCACAGTCTCTGCTCACGAGTATCAGCATTTATATGTGGAATGAACAAGTCCTATAGAGGCTTTTTGTATCGTATAGGGGATTCTTCCAAATTTTACTCCAAACCACCTGAGCAACACTTTCCATTAATGAAGATGAGATACCAGTGGGAAGGCTTCAGCCTAGAAGATGCCCAGAGCTCAGTTAATTATTGACAACCAGATGATATTACATTCTGAGCACATTCTGAAGTGAATCTACTTATATCCTTATACTTAAAGTTATGGAACTGACTGATAGCAGAACGTTATGGAAAAACTCTTTTGGAAATATACAAACATAAATTcataaataatttacaaagAGACTGATAGAACATATCATTCAAATTCCAAAGAAAAGACAGGTGTAGCTAAAAAAACACAgcagtttaaaatatttcagaaaAGATGTACATATATCTGTGTTCGCAATGGTCAAGAATGGGTCCAGAATCTCCGACAGGGAGAGTACAGCCCAAATCGAGTCCTCATAACCAGCACTgggaaataaaagtcaaattagTGAAACCGCAAAAGCATAAAGCGGACAATTCTTAGTTAGCAACATGACAAGAGCAGGCCCCTCATCCCGTCAACGAGGCCCCTCATCCCGTCAACGCTTGACATGACGGAGTGATAGTTTTAGCGGCTGTATACCTTTCAGTCTCAGAAATGACGTTTAGTTCCATCACCTGGTCCCTGGAGGCTCCCCGGGTGAGAGGATGACATTTTTCTGCTCATCCCATATCCGGCGACAGCGGAAAGAGACCTTTGCGGCGACTGTGTATGTGCTTCTGTGTACGTATGGGTGCTTGCGGGTTACGGTATGCGTGAAGGAAATTGTAGGCCCAGGAAGGCTCAGTTTCTAGAAGGAAATAGGTTATATTGATAGGGAAGAAGGAAAGTAACTGGGAAATGAGACGATAGCAAGTGAAGGATGACAGATTTGTGGCTGATCAGCCATGGATTTAGAGACGAGAAGATCAGAGAGCAAATGAAAAGTGAAGCTGTCAGGGACTCACAGTAGACGGTGAGGGTGATGGTGGTCTTGGATCGGGTGTTGAGGTACGTGTTCTGGGCCAGGCAGGAGTAGTGACCGGTGTGCATCCGCAAGATCTTGGTGATGGTGAATTGCTGGCCGGTGAACACCTGCGAGTTGTTGTAAAACCAGACGTACTGGCTGGGCGGGTTGGAGGATGCCTGGCACATCAAGGATACGGTTTCCCTCTCTAGGGCCGAGTAGCCCCGCTCAGTCACAGAGTAGGGCGTGATGTCTATACGAGGCAGGTCAGGGCCGTCTgcagcagaagaaaacaaaaacacctcAGTTTGAGCAGCTCTGCTTCCGTGTTTCAGGCCTGCCTGCGTGTAGATGTTCTCAAAAGCATGGTGCCTCAAGAATCTGACATGTTAGCGAGAGGATTCAAGGTATCATAGACATTGAAGATTCAAAGCAtggatagaaaaaaaaaagatcatcaCTGACAGATGATGTCGAGCCAGATGCGGTCACTGCGCTGCTGGTTGACCTCGTTGGAAGCCAGACATCGGTACCAGCCCGTGTGGTTGCGATTGACGCTGGTGATGTTGAGCAGGTTGACGTTGCCCTCAGCCAGATTTGCAAGCACACCATCTCGATTCTCTCGTTCCCATAGGTAGCGGATAGGGCTGGTGCCGTTCTCTAAGCCACAACGCATCCACACGGGTGTCCCCTCTACTGGGGAGCTGTCACTGACAATAACGTATGGCTTGGACACTGGCACTGGGGAAGAGAAGGAGGAGTAGGCGGCATAATTGTGAGCGTGGCAACAGTAAGCGTGGCAACAGTGAGCGTGGCAACAGGTGTGGCGACAGCAGCTTAagtaaatatccagctgtaCAAAAATGTAAAGAATGAAAAAAGGATTAATATCCATATCCTGACTGCTAAGAATATATATTGCAACTCTCTCTCAGCTCTATCAAGGGATCGGCATTCAGAAAACAAGCACATATTTGcagtataaaggttaaaattcAGTGTAATTTTGTGTCGTAACAAATACGTATTTATTTTGTGCACATTTGCCCTGTTATGACTACAAAGCACATTTCCACCTTGATCCAGCGAATGCGTCCTTGCATACTTATGTCGATCCCTGCCTGCATCAGTGCGGAAGGACCTGAAATGCTGAGTCATACATACCTGGTCATTTTAGGATTTAGACCATAAAAAGAAGAAATGGGGGAAAATAAGTACTTTGTGACACAGAATAGATAATGCAGGTTTCTCTCACCGAGCACAGCCAGCTGGACGTAATAGTAGATGAGCTTGGCCCCCTGGGGGGTGTCATATAGGGCCTGGCAGGTATAGAGGCCGTGAGCGGCCAGGGGCAGCTTGTCGATGAACAGAGAGGCTGTGTTCGAGATCACGTTCAAGTCACCCAGACTTCTGGCCAGAGACTGCAATCTTGGGCCCTGGCCGAAATTGTAGACCACGGCACGGATGTTCTCAGTGCCCGGCACGGTAAAACCCCAGATATACACGTCTGGCAGCGTGGGGCCGCACTCCAGGATCACAGAGCGACCCACCACACCTTTGGTCTGGATATGTATGTAGACCACCTCCCCAGGGTCCAGGATATCCAAACCTATATGTGAGTGGATGTAGGCATTAGGCGAGACACTTTCTGTTAATGTAATCGCACTGGCACA includes these proteins:
- the LOC111837972 gene encoding V-set and immunoglobulin domain-containing protein 10-like 2 → MGYGLADLAYVCLIFSLSTSQGLDILDPGEVVYIHIQTKGVVGRSVILECGPTLPDVYIWGFTVPGTENIRAVVYNFGQGPRLQSLARSLGDLNVISNTASLFIDKLPLAAHGLYTCQALYDTPQGAKLIYYYVQLAVLVPVSKPYVIVSDSSPVEGTPVWMRCGLENGTSPIRYLWERENRDGVLANLAEGNVNLLNITSVNRNHTGWYRCLASNEVNQQRSDRIWLDIIYGPDLPRIDITPYSVTERGYSALERETVSLMCQASSNPPSQYVWFYNNSQVFTGQQFTITKILRMHTGHYSCLAQNTYLNTRSKTTITLTVYYPPDGNPTCTILPTNNYTDLALWCSWEGGYPPASLHWTPSPVSDSEQGYSLSNASLIQPGSSTTNNSIFTCHGSHVALDAPYRCSISTYLPLGEPRCFAYATRNNEYLMLSCSWEGGFPRALMWWASNNGDTYSSSEEEANILVLRSSSALSGKGFTCHAAHPLSAANKQCVLRLEAPVLVTHRSLVSVYEGSDVQLTCVLKATYPATGITWYNNRKKLVLDTASKYLLYHESARSNLTVREADSQEDSGQYWCSATNAVGGAEVPIMLLVKRYPIPPNVTISKIMYNSRKRMEVDVEWAIRGAGDLTGFVVEQQRPQMPALKTNSTMSWLQVVMGIGPDARTYKLVGLEPAVTYTFRIMAVNRRTLGYPSEGRTPADPPFNAYPAVIGAAVGGMIVATIATMLLFMFIVRNRNINPRLHDFFFGMQRSQSQENINYPEDEVVSRSQSEGHIEEGAPSPSPGPAVVSGSPMSAEDLPPTGDNADPVNVTITVTATS